The following proteins are encoded in a genomic region of Marinitoga hydrogenitolerans DSM 16785:
- a CDS encoding ABC transporter permease gives MAEEIKNQENQDVFEKQFLSTPQLVWRALKRHKFGLISMWVLIILYLLAIFADFLSPMDYRVQHIQYKYAPPMKVFWKDETGKFSAPHVYLYKRVKDPVTFQSRFKEATYFSNFKVYDDLNFDIEKETVLEIGKYNPDFESTVTNYQFVLNYKTVAVTHDGKEYKIDLETKTEPLLTFEELGIKDKILSKNDEGFISAEQVPLLSGEEVLLSVESRGIASTFYFEENYKTKANLARYNLKPKDIIEFKKYVSLDVIEVETENDVYEYYPENFKGVNFKKFNIKFFTKGWEYKWLGFIPGNLHLFGVEKSKLPFLAEDYSSKDGIIYLWGADKFGRDMISRLIFGSRVSLTIGLLGIAITFTIGLMLGGTAGYFGGWIDEILMRFTEILMSIPSFYLLVSLSAILPSELSPSVKYILIIVILSFIGWPGMTRVIRGMTLGLKETEFIQAAVALGYPSRRIIWKHLLPNTATYVIVSATLSIPSYILGEAGLSFLGLGIREPSASWGLMLSQAQNITALTNYPWLLLPGLFIFITVLAFNLFGDAIRDALDPRALGH, from the coding sequence ATGGCTGAGGAAATTAAAAATCAAGAAAATCAGGATGTATTTGAGAAACAATTTTTATCTACCCCTCAATTAGTTTGGAGAGCTTTGAAAAGACATAAATTTGGACTTATTTCAATGTGGGTTTTAATAATATTATATTTATTAGCGATATTTGCAGATTTCCTTTCCCCGATGGACTATAGGGTCCAACATATACAATATAAATATGCACCTCCAATGAAGGTTTTTTGGAAAGATGAAACAGGTAAATTTTCTGCACCACATGTTTATTTATATAAAAGAGTAAAAGATCCTGTTACTTTTCAAAGTAGGTTTAAAGAAGCAACCTATTTTTCAAATTTTAAAGTATATGATGATTTGAATTTTGATATTGAAAAAGAAACAGTTTTAGAGATTGGGAAATATAATCCTGATTTTGAATCTACAGTTACAAACTATCAATTTGTTTTAAATTATAAAACAGTTGCTGTTACTCACGATGGTAAAGAATATAAAATCGATTTAGAGACAAAAACAGAACCATTATTGACTTTTGAAGAATTAGGAATAAAAGACAAAATATTGAGTAAAAATGATGAAGGATTTATATCTGCTGAACAAGTTCCATTGTTAAGTGGAGAAGAAGTTTTACTCAGTGTTGAAAGTAGAGGGATTGCATCAACATTTTATTTTGAAGAAAATTATAAAACAAAAGCTAATCTAGCCAGATATAATTTAAAACCAAAAGATATTATAGAATTTAAGAAATACGTATCATTAGATGTTATAGAAGTTGAAACAGAAAATGATGTTTATGAATATTATCCGGAAAATTTTAAAGGAGTTAATTTTAAAAAGTTTAATATTAAATTTTTTACAAAAGGTTGGGAATATAAATGGCTAGGTTTTATCCCAGGGAATTTGCATCTATTTGGTGTTGAGAAGAGTAAATTACCATTTTTAGCAGAAGATTATTCATCAAAAGATGGAATAATTTATTTATGGGGTGCTGATAAATTTGGTAGAGATATGATAAGTAGGTTAATTTTTGGAAGTAGAGTCTCCTTAACAATAGGTTTATTAGGTATAGCAATAACATTCACAATAGGTTTAATGTTAGGTGGTACTGCAGGATATTTTGGTGGATGGATAGATGAAATATTAATGAGATTTACGGAAATATTAATGTCAATTCCAAGTTTCTATTTATTGGTATCTTTAAGTGCAATTTTACCATCTGAGTTGTCGCCTTCAGTTAAGTACATTTTGATTATTGTAATTCTTTCATTTATAGGATGGCCAGGTATGACAAGGGTTATCAGAGGAATGACGCTTGGTTTAAAAGAAACAGAATTTATACAGGCAGCTGTGGCATTAGGATATCCTTCTAGAAGGATAATCTGGAAACATTTGTTGCCAAATACAGCAACATATGTTATAGTTTCAGCAACATTATCAATACCAAGTTATATTCTCGGTGAAGCAGGTCTTAGCTTCTTAGGATTAGGTATTAGAGAACCTTCTGCAAGTTGGGGTTTAATGTTATCTCAAGCTCAGAATATTACAGCATTAACTAATTATCCATGGTTATTGTTACCAGGATTATTTATATTTATAACTGTTCTTGCATTTAATTTATTTGGTGATGCTATAAGGGATGCATTGGATCCAAGAGCATTAGGACATTAA
- a CDS encoding ABC transporter permease — protein sequence MLKYILRRIIMAIPVLLGVSVVSFMIILLAPGDFLDSYRLNPAVSADQVKTLEKRFGLDKSPVVQYFLWLRNMLQGEWGQSFTYQIPVWDLIWRRVGATLLLSITTFIFTWGIGIPLGIYAALHQYSIGDQLVAVLGFIGLSIPNFFFALLFLFFAARTGGRIFPVGGFISLGYDSFPTWKKLLDIFWHVLGPMITLGTSGLAGTMRIMRGQLLDELKQDYVEFARAKGMPENVVIYKHALRNAINPIITALGFSISGLLGGAVLTENVFGWPGMGQLIIESLLQQDMFVIMANIMLASLLLVIGNLIADILLAAVDPRVRLRLG from the coding sequence ATGTTAAAATATATTCTCAGAAGAATTATAATGGCTATACCTGTTTTATTAGGTGTATCCGTAGTTTCGTTTATGATAATTCTTTTAGCCCCTGGTGATTTTTTGGATAGTTATAGGCTTAATCCTGCAGTAAGTGCGGATCAAGTAAAAACTTTAGAAAAACGATTTGGGCTTGATAAATCACCAGTTGTTCAATACTTTTTATGGTTAAGAAACATGTTGCAGGGCGAATGGGGTCAATCATTTACTTATCAAATACCTGTTTGGGATTTGATATGGAGAAGGGTTGGAGCAACTTTATTATTGAGTATTACAACATTCATTTTTACCTGGGGGATAGGTATCCCGCTGGGTATATATGCGGCTTTACATCAATATAGTATTGGTGATCAATTGGTAGCAGTTTTAGGTTTCATAGGATTGTCTATACCAAACTTTTTCTTTGCATTACTATTTTTGTTTTTTGCAGCAAGAACTGGAGGAAGGATTTTTCCAGTAGGTGGATTTATTTCGTTAGGTTATGATTCGTTTCCAACATGGAAAAAACTTTTGGATATATTTTGGCATGTTCTTGGGCCTATGATTACACTTGGGACCTCAGGGTTAGCTGGAACGATGAGAATTATGAGAGGTCAATTACTTGATGAGTTAAAACAGGATTATGTAGAGTTTGCAAGAGCAAAAGGTATGCCGGAAAATGTTGTTATTTACAAGCATGCTTTAAGAAATGCAATTAATCCTATTATAACAGCTTTGGGTTTCTCCATATCAGGTCTTTTAGGAGGGGCAGTTTTAACGGAAAATGTATTTGGATGGCCGGGTATGGGGCAATTAATAATAGAGTCTTTATTACAACAAGATATGTTTGTTATAATGGCTAACATTATGCTTGCTTCATTGTTATTGGTTATTGGTAATTTAATTGCAGATATATTGCTTGCAGCAGTTGATCCAAGAGTGCGTTTAAGATTAGGATAA
- a CDS encoding ABC transporter substrate-binding protein has translation MKKLLVLLFVLVTALAVFAEEVDWAIEDVAGKPGGTLFLSTTSGPKTMNPAWAQETSSTDIIGWVLDTLVHSSNKGLAELPGLAKEFSAKVTEDGKTVYTYVLRKGLKWSDGVPLTIDDVIWSFEKIWFDENMTANGNAGYMDSNDELPEIVKVDDYTVQFVYNSKFRRGHESIGWTEILPKHVLEPYYEEGKFSEAWSLKEMDKVVSSGPFILKEYREGVRVVLEKNPNYYRKDKNGVQLPYVDQIVYIIVKDLNTARLKFEAGETDIYSPTAEEFPEIRAMAEEKGWIVRQGGPNLGSNFVTFNFNAKDPVKRKWFRNDNFRRAIAYAIDKQTLIDVLYNGLGAALYGPVSPSSGFYNPAVEDLGFRYSLARAKRELKKGGFVLKGGKLYDADGNQVKFELTTNAGNNVREEIGNILKENLSKLGIDVNFAPMQFNALVGKLVSTGDWEAVIIGLTGSVDPASGWNVWRLDGGLHFWNYSPEVKPNMYDEELKADYFVPEYEKRIDEIMRLQVSTVDKDELRKLFDEFQMLVAEHQVLVYTVAQNYLIAYKNTVHIFNPEPNPAAGVLWKAWNIWKDQ, from the coding sequence ATGAAGAAGCTTTTAGTTTTATTGTTTGTTCTGGTTACAGCATTAGCTGTGTTTGCTGAAGAAGTAGATTGGGCGATTGAAGATGTAGCTGGGAAACCAGGGGGAACATTGTTTTTGAGTACAACATCTGGCCCAAAAACAATGAATCCAGCATGGGCACAAGAAACTTCATCAACAGATATTATCGGTTGGGTATTAGACACATTAGTACATTCTTCAAACAAAGGTTTAGCAGAATTACCAGGTTTAGCAAAAGAATTTTCTGCTAAGGTTACAGAAGATGGAAAGACAGTATATACATATGTTTTAAGAAAAGGGTTAAAATGGTCAGATGGTGTTCCATTAACAATTGATGATGTTATCTGGTCATTTGAAAAAATTTGGTTTGATGAAAACATGACAGCAAATGGAAATGCTGGTTATATGGATTCAAATGATGAATTGCCAGAAATCGTAAAAGTAGACGATTATACAGTTCAATTTGTTTATAATTCAAAATTCAGAAGAGGTCATGAATCAATTGGTTGGACAGAAATTTTACCAAAACACGTTTTAGAACCATATTATGAAGAAGGTAAATTTTCAGAAGCATGGTCATTGAAAGAAATGGATAAAGTTGTATCTTCAGGACCATTCATCTTAAAAGAGTATAGAGAAGGAGTTAGAGTTGTATTAGAAAAGAATCCAAATTATTATAGAAAAGATAAAAATGGAGTACAATTACCATATGTAGATCAAATTGTCTATATTATAGTTAAAGACTTAAACACAGCAAGATTGAAGTTTGAAGCTGGAGAAACAGATATATATTCACCAACAGCTGAAGAATTCCCAGAAATTAGAGCAATGGCAGAAGAAAAAGGCTGGATTGTAAGACAAGGTGGTCCAAACTTAGGTTCAAACTTTGTAACATTTAACTTTAATGCAAAGGATCCTGTAAAGAGAAAATGGTTTAGAAATGATAATTTCAGAAGAGCTATAGCTTATGCTATCGATAAACAAACATTAATTGATGTATTATATAACGGTTTAGGAGCTGCTTTATATGGACCAGTATCACCTTCATCAGGATTCTATAATCCTGCAGTTGAAGATTTAGGATTCAGATACTCTTTAGCAAGGGCTAAAAGAGAACTTAAAAAAGGTGGATTTGTATTAAAAGGTGGAAAATTATACGATGCAGATGGAAATCAGGTTAAATTTGAATTAACAACAAATGCTGGTAATAATGTTAGGGAAGAAATCGGAAATATTTTAAAAGAAAACTTATCAAAATTGGGTATTGACGTAAACTTTGCACCAATGCAATTTAATGCATTAGTTGGAAAATTAGTATCTACTGGTGATTGGGAAGCTGTTATTATAGGTTTAACAGGTAGTGTAGACCCTGCATCAGGATGGAATGTATGGAGATTAGATGGTGGATTACATTTCTGGAATTATTCACCAGAAGTTAAACCAAATATGTATGATGAAGAATTAAAAGCTGACTATTTTGTACCAGAATATGAAAAGAGAATAGATGAAATTATGAGATTGCAGGTAAGTACAGTTGATAAAGATGAATTAAGAAAATTATTTGATGAATTCCAAATGTTAGTAGCAGAACATCAAGTATTAGTATACACAGTAGCACAAAATTATTTGATTGCATATAAAAACACAGTACATATTTTCAATCCAGAGCCAAATCCTGCAGCAGGCGTTTTGTGGAAAGCTTGGAATATCTGGAAAGATCAATAA